In one Zymobacter palmae genomic region, the following are encoded:
- a CDS encoding non-ribosomal peptide synthetase, producing the protein MPDYHPTTRSQKEVFLALTQLKHSRFYNLVDTTVINGDLDIERFRHAINAMSEDLPSLRTNVLYHEGDIVYELRHERLELEYIDLSNDPQCEQKTRQLIAGYLEYDFDIRNEVLARFVIIKQHENQWLFVEYGSHIILDGWTHALMYNRVVNSYNGEENSVPYTIDDLITCEQAYVSGPDYQRDRQYWRDYCAQLPEPLKLSHDDAPVGPQLHLHRHLDARLVERLRELALTRKVRMSSLVLAALGIFLSKMSGQSAFRVGLPVAARIDKPTRNAPGMMSTILPFGFSIPSDATLDNVTHDVNRTLRHHLVHQRYHSEEMIRDVPPEERGHALFHTTLNVLAYEQDHCFDGCSVSFRNESNGYTANLAFEIFDRSPDGAIEFGIAANGNLYNERHLNRYYERFLLLLNHILEAPEKPVKDYSLLSHEEWQSYEARAARPLRHFDTFNAYLSRQVQTHPDTVAVKDGDDVITYAELADLSQRLAGQLTRLGIQHGDMVGVMLPRSVDWVVCVIALYHLGATYLPLYGNLPDDRLRYMLEDAEARVVITTDPQRLKTLADDVKSLYFERSALAQEAPVAATALTPDTGAYMIYTSGSTGKPKGVLVPHEGIVDEFNAMQRACGIQPGDRLMQCSAMSFDVSCLEIRLALLSGAGLVITDQSVITGDSQALANFIKRNEVTHLFMTPAVLGCHSAEAIPAHITMFLTGEATPKALLERFAHCKQLINLYGPSEATVITINPHFSAQDMSLGNVIDTMQIYVLDEQRQLMPPGSTGELFVAGTGLAKGYINKPEMTRERFVPDLFRPEGRMYATGDRVYQDDAGRLFYLGRKDNQIKLRGQRIELGEIRNALLTCPGVEEAHVLIEEREAVGQILVAYIRTNTPCPQEALKQQLRKTLPVYMVPNIIHTLRTLPLTPNGKLDMRRLSQYIEEETQDEEAEGSNDTNSAEAVICGIFASVLHTPTPVHPDQDFFMLGGHSLLAFKVIHQVQEAFGVELSVADLMANPTPRGVLAQLSSDHHYDPLMPVLRLRSGQTDHVPVICIHGGSGIGWPYAGLLKYFPADWPVYALQSEALHDAHYSPSSFEEVANDHLARIRSLQPHGPYHLIGWSFGGQIAHMVATMLQQQGETVDSLVLIDSYPTNAAAFIHDRLEAGDPAMRHTVRERLVRLIFDGEEVPVEEWDAAVNKRFNIDAERSGNLLDSILRELTLSMGLMNLFRPQHYQGDMMFIEAKEDELRVEGLTAEAWAPYVSGKISACKVDFLHEALMQTAALECYADTLTAYLAARMT; encoded by the coding sequence ATGCCTGACTACCACCCCACCACCCGCTCCCAAAAAGAAGTTTTTCTTGCGCTCACACAACTAAAGCATTCTCGTTTCTATAACCTTGTTGACACAACGGTTATCAATGGAGATCTAGACATTGAGCGTTTCCGCCATGCTATCAACGCTATGTCGGAAGACCTGCCCTCCCTCAGGACGAACGTGCTGTACCATGAGGGCGACATCGTCTACGAACTGCGCCATGAACGCCTTGAACTCGAATACATCGACCTGAGTAACGACCCGCAGTGCGAGCAGAAGACCCGGCAACTGATAGCGGGCTATTTGGAATACGACTTCGATATCAGAAATGAAGTGCTGGCCCGCTTTGTCATTATCAAGCAGCACGAAAACCAGTGGTTATTTGTCGAGTACGGTAGTCATATTATTCTCGACGGCTGGACACATGCGTTGATGTATAACCGAGTCGTTAACTCCTACAATGGCGAAGAAAACAGCGTTCCTTATACTATTGATGACCTTATCACCTGCGAGCAGGCTTACGTCTCAGGCCCTGACTATCAGCGCGACCGCCAGTACTGGCGCGACTACTGCGCACAGCTGCCAGAGCCGCTGAAACTCTCGCACGATGACGCCCCCGTTGGTCCCCAGCTCCATCTTCACCGCCATCTGGATGCCCGCCTCGTTGAACGGCTGCGTGAGCTCGCCCTGACGCGCAAAGTGAGGATGTCATCGCTGGTCTTGGCCGCACTGGGCATTTTCCTCAGTAAGATGTCCGGTCAAAGCGCCTTCCGCGTCGGCCTGCCGGTTGCCGCGCGCATCGACAAACCTACGCGCAACGCGCCTGGCATGATGTCCACCATCCTGCCGTTCGGCTTCTCCATTCCCTCCGACGCCACGCTGGATAACGTGACGCATGACGTCAACCGGACACTGCGCCACCACCTAGTGCACCAGCGCTACCATTCCGAAGAGATGATCCGCGATGTGCCTCCTGAAGAACGGGGACACGCGCTGTTCCACACCACACTGAACGTGCTGGCCTACGAGCAGGATCACTGCTTCGACGGCTGCTCCGTTTCTTTCCGGAATGAATCGAACGGCTATACGGCCAACCTCGCCTTCGAGATATTCGATCGCTCGCCCGACGGTGCCATCGAATTCGGTATCGCTGCCAACGGCAACCTCTACAACGAACGCCACCTCAACCGCTACTACGAACGCTTCCTGCTTCTGCTGAATCACATTCTGGAAGCGCCCGAAAAACCGGTTAAGGACTATTCACTGCTGAGCCATGAAGAGTGGCAGTCGTACGAAGCGCGTGCCGCACGCCCGCTACGCCACTTCGATACCTTCAATGCCTATCTTTCACGGCAAGTGCAGACACACCCTGATACCGTGGCCGTGAAAGATGGCGATGACGTCATCACCTATGCAGAACTGGCTGACCTGTCACAGCGTCTGGCCGGGCAGCTGACACGCCTGGGTATCCAGCACGGAGACATGGTTGGGGTGATGCTGCCGCGCAGTGTTGACTGGGTCGTCTGCGTTATTGCGCTCTATCACCTCGGGGCGACCTACCTGCCGCTCTACGGCAACCTGCCCGATGATCGTCTGCGCTACATGCTAGAAGACGCCGAAGCACGCGTGGTGATCACGACTGATCCGCAGCGCCTGAAGACGCTGGCCGACGACGTTAAATCCCTCTACTTCGAACGTAGCGCGCTCGCTCAGGAAGCGCCCGTTGCCGCCACGGCGCTGACGCCCGATACCGGCGCTTACATGATCTATACGTCAGGCTCGACCGGTAAGCCCAAAGGGGTTCTGGTACCGCACGAAGGCATCGTCGACGAGTTCAATGCCATGCAGCGTGCCTGCGGCATCCAGCCGGGCGACCGCCTGATGCAATGCAGTGCCATGAGCTTCGACGTGTCCTGTTTGGAGATCCGTCTGGCACTGCTGTCAGGGGCCGGACTGGTTATCACCGACCAGAGCGTCATCACAGGCGACAGCCAAGCACTGGCCAACTTCATCAAGCGCAATGAAGTGACCCACCTGTTCATGACGCCTGCGGTGCTGGGCTGCCACTCGGCAGAGGCCATTCCCGCCCACATCACGATGTTCCTGACCGGTGAAGCAACGCCGAAAGCCCTGCTGGAACGCTTCGCGCACTGCAAGCAACTGATCAACCTTTATGGTCCTTCCGAAGCAACGGTCATCACCATCAACCCGCACTTCAGCGCACAGGACATGTCGCTGGGCAACGTCATCGACACCATGCAAATCTACGTGCTTGATGAACAGCGCCAGCTGATGCCGCCGGGCAGCACCGGTGAGCTGTTTGTGGCCGGTACGGGGCTGGCCAAGGGCTATATCAACAAGCCAGAAATGACACGCGAACGGTTCGTGCCGGACCTGTTCCGCCCCGAAGGTCGCATGTACGCCACTGGGGACCGCGTTTATCAGGATGATGCCGGACGCCTGTTCTACCTAGGGCGCAAGGACAATCAGATCAAGCTGCGCGGCCAGCGCATTGAGCTGGGCGAAATCCGCAACGCACTGCTGACCTGCCCGGGCGTCGAAGAAGCCCACGTACTGATCGAAGAGCGCGAAGCGGTCGGTCAGATTCTGGTGGCTTACATTCGCACCAATACGCCTTGCCCGCAGGAAGCGCTGAAACAGCAGTTGCGCAAGACCCTTCCGGTCTACATGGTACCCAACATCATCCACACGCTGCGCACCCTGCCGCTGACCCCCAACGGCAAGCTGGACATGCGACGCCTCAGTCAGTACATCGAAGAAGAAACGCAGGACGAAGAAGCGGAAGGCAGCAACGACACCAACAGCGCCGAAGCGGTGATCTGCGGCATCTTTGCCTCAGTGCTGCACACTCCTACGCCCGTCCATCCTGATCAGGACTTCTTCATGCTGGGCGGCCACTCGCTGCTGGCCTTCAAGGTGATTCATCAGGTTCAGGAAGCGTTCGGTGTCGAACTTAGCGTCGCCGACCTTATGGCGAACCCCACCCCGCGCGGCGTGTTGGCCCAGCTGTCGAGCGACCACCACTACGACCCGTTGATGCCGGTCCTGCGCCTACGCAGCGGTCAAACCGACCATGTACCAGTCATCTGCATCCACGGTGGCAGTGGCATTGGCTGGCCCTATGCCGGACTGCTGAAGTACTTCCCCGCCGACTGGCCGGTCTACGCTCTGCAGTCGGAAGCGCTACACGATGCCCACTATTCGCCCAGCTCCTTCGAAGAGGTGGCCAACGATCACTTGGCGCGCATCCGTAGCCTGCAGCCGCATGGTCCGTATCACCTCATTGGTTGGTCGTTCGGCGGACAGATCGCCCACATGGTGGCCACCATGCTGCAACAGCAGGGTGAAACGGTCGACAGCCTGGTGCTGATCGACAGCTACCCAACCAATGCGGCGGCGTTCATTCATGACCGTCTGGAAGCGGGTGATCCCGCTATGCGCCATACGGTACGGGAACGACTCGTACGGCTGATCTTCGATGGAGAAGAAGTACCCGTCGAGGAATGGGATGCCGCCGTCAACAAGCGCTTCAACATCGACGCCGAACGCAGCGGCAATCTGCTGGATTCAATACTGCGCGAACTGACACTGTCGATGGGCCTGATGAACCTCTTCCGCCCGCAGCACTATCAGGGCGATATGATGTTCATCGAAGCCAAGGAAGACGAACTGCGCGTGGAAGGACTGACCGCCGAAGCATGGGCACCATACGTCAGCGGCAAAATCAGTGCTTGCAAGGTCGATTTCCTGCATGAAGCACTGATGCAGACCGCGGCGCTAGAATGCTACGCCGACACACTTACCGCTTATCTGGCTGCTCGCATGACATAG
- a CDS encoding non-ribosomal peptide synthetase: MPHRVTRSQEEVFLAHAQLARSSFYNLMDIITITGSLDPARLHRAITRMMGETDTLNFNFTYQNGGVRPVPRTNIFLFEELDVSAEDDPMATAQQLIDGFIHEDLDIQRDVLLYFRLIKVAADTWMMAEYCNHIALDGWGHSLIYNRIVELYNHPEAASSAPLGQQTDLNACEARYASSPTYEKDRTYWADYCDQLADPLRLSYDDRPASELLRFRARLKGPLEERLRTLAAERKLRLSSLLLTMFSIFLGRMSGQPRFTVGMPVAARVDKQARNIPSMLANILPMEIVTQPDDTLDDVARHINRTLRRHLLHQCYRYEDMVRDRARQGASGALFHMTLNVVAYDQDQTFEGCTVSFQNVANGPAEDLGIDVFDRNPDGSLEIGFNANGSVYSPELLQQYYDRFLLMAERITAAPETPIGQLSLLTDQELAAIRDRAQRPLPPFESINDRFAAVCDAHGARTAIVADGRQISYATLAQHVNALAHRLAEQGVRQGDRVGVMMPRSIEWVTSLLALYHLGATYLPINPELPTARIRYMLDNAQARLVITQHPEAVHDIDASIAAFTLPDLSTLHEHQPTAALTPDTEAYLIYTSGSTGHPKGVMVPHQGLVDEYTAMQQAAQVTPEAHVMQSSALSFDVSCLEVRLALLSGATLVIADTPVMAGSSTTLRQFIDRQRISHLFLTPSVLASHTADALPNDITLILTGEATPRATLERFQHCRHVLNLYGPSEATVISINPRFSPQDTSLGRTIDSMRTYVLDPQQQLLPPGTVGELYAAGSGLATGYLGQPDMTQKRFVEDLFCPQQRMYATGDRVYQTLDGRLLYVGRKDDQIKLRGLRIELDEVRNALLQYPDVEEAHVTIETHPEHGQLLVGYVRANSAIAQNALKASLRRTLPGYMVPSMIHTLDSLPLTANGKLDKRRLRDVLAQQRITLDTQADAANDQKITATEAMICDIFASVLKCPSPVAPDQDFFLLGGHSLLAFQVLQQVKAAFGIELNIAEFMEHATPRDVVKMIFSDHQYDSFAPLLCLRPGKPGHTPIFCFHPAGGIGWPYAGLLKYFPAEWPVYVLQSPSLKDSDYQPSSLDAIASDYITRMRSIQPSGPYHLIGWSFGGHIAHTIASMLQAEGERVDSLAMVDNYPRPSTKFTADDVVILSRLAQAVLNKKAEEITDWDADLSNAMGLPKTQQKILDMVVREFKTALGLMQSCNIQHFDGDMFFIRAKEDTLRDADQVPAMWAPHISGDVIVKEVGFTHEAIMQTRALPSFAPELTAYIKMRIDAGRDSTAASA; the protein is encoded by the coding sequence ATGCCTCATCGTGTCACGCGCTCGCAGGAAGAAGTTTTTCTCGCACACGCCCAGCTTGCGCGCTCCTCTTTCTACAACCTCATGGACATCATCACCATCACAGGGTCGCTGGATCCAGCGCGCCTGCACCGTGCCATCACACGAATGATGGGTGAAACCGATACGCTTAATTTCAACTTCACCTATCAGAACGGTGGCGTACGGCCAGTACCGCGCACCAACATCTTTCTGTTCGAGGAGTTGGACGTCAGTGCGGAAGACGATCCGATGGCAACCGCCCAACAGCTAATAGACGGTTTCATCCACGAAGACTTGGATATCCAGCGCGACGTCCTGCTGTATTTCCGGCTAATCAAGGTCGCTGCAGACACATGGATGATGGCCGAGTACTGCAACCATATCGCCCTCGACGGCTGGGGCCATTCTCTGATCTACAACCGCATCGTCGAACTGTACAACCATCCGGAAGCCGCTTCCTCTGCGCCGCTGGGCCAGCAGACCGACCTGAATGCCTGCGAGGCGCGCTACGCTAGCAGCCCCACCTACGAAAAGGACCGTACCTACTGGGCGGACTACTGTGACCAGCTGGCCGATCCCCTGCGGCTGTCCTACGATGATCGCCCTGCCAGCGAGCTGCTGCGCTTTCGTGCCCGCCTGAAAGGACCGCTGGAAGAACGCCTGCGTACACTGGCTGCCGAACGCAAGCTGCGCCTTTCCAGCCTGCTACTGACGATGTTCAGCATCTTTCTCGGCCGCATGTCCGGTCAGCCGCGTTTCACAGTCGGCATGCCCGTAGCCGCGCGCGTCGATAAGCAGGCCCGCAACATCCCCAGCATGCTGGCCAATATTCTGCCGATGGAAATCGTCACGCAGCCCGACGATACGCTGGATGATGTGGCCCGTCACATCAACCGCACCTTGCGCCGCCACCTACTGCACCAGTGCTACCGCTATGAAGACATGGTGCGAGACCGCGCCCGTCAGGGAGCCTCAGGCGCACTCTTCCACATGACCCTCAACGTCGTGGCCTACGATCAGGACCAGACCTTCGAAGGCTGCACCGTATCGTTCCAGAACGTCGCTAACGGTCCTGCGGAAGACCTTGGCATCGACGTATTTGATCGCAATCCCGATGGCAGTCTAGAAATTGGTTTCAATGCCAACGGCAGCGTTTATTCCCCCGAGCTGCTGCAACAGTACTATGACCGATTCCTGCTGATGGCCGAACGTATCACCGCCGCACCAGAGACCCCCATTGGTCAGCTATCGCTACTGACCGATCAGGAACTGGCCGCCATCCGTGACCGCGCTCAGCGCCCGCTTCCGCCGTTCGAAAGCATCAATGACCGCTTTGCTGCCGTGTGTGACGCTCATGGCGCACGAACCGCCATCGTCGCCGACGGTCGGCAGATCAGCTACGCCACACTGGCCCAGCACGTCAACGCCCTAGCCCACCGGTTGGCCGAGCAGGGTGTCCGTCAGGGCGACCGCGTAGGTGTCATGATGCCGCGCAGCATTGAGTGGGTCACCAGCCTGCTCGCGCTCTACCATCTGGGCGCGACCTATCTGCCCATCAATCCGGAACTACCGACTGCCCGCATCCGCTACATGCTGGATAACGCACAGGCACGTCTGGTGATAACCCAGCACCCTGAAGCCGTCCACGATATCGACGCCAGCATCGCTGCCTTTACCCTGCCCGATCTCTCAACGCTGCATGAGCATCAGCCCACTGCCGCACTGACACCTGATACCGAGGCCTATCTTATCTACACCTCCGGTTCAACCGGCCACCCCAAAGGGGTCATGGTTCCTCATCAGGGACTTGTCGATGAATACACCGCCATGCAACAGGCCGCCCAAGTAACGCCCGAAGCCCATGTGATGCAGTCCAGCGCGCTCAGCTTCGACGTGTCCTGCCTAGAAGTCCGCCTGGCGCTGCTGTCCGGTGCTACCTTGGTGATCGCTGATACCCCCGTGATGGCGGGAAGCAGTACCACCCTGCGTCAATTCATCGACCGCCAGCGCATCTCGCACCTGTTTTTGACCCCGAGCGTGCTGGCCTCTCACACCGCAGATGCCCTGCCAAACGACATCACTCTGATCCTGACCGGTGAAGCTACCCCACGCGCAACGCTCGAACGCTTCCAGCACTGCCGCCACGTGCTCAACCTCTATGGTCCATCAGAAGCCACCGTCATCTCGATTAATCCCCGCTTCAGTCCTCAGGACACCTCGCTAGGCCGCACAATCGACAGCATGCGCACCTACGTGCTTGATCCTCAGCAGCAGTTGCTACCCCCAGGCACGGTCGGTGAGCTGTATGCGGCTGGCAGTGGCCTTGCTACCGGCTATCTGGGCCAGCCCGATATGACACAGAAACGCTTCGTTGAAGATCTGTTCTGCCCCCAACAACGCATGTATGCCACTGGCGACCGGGTCTACCAGACACTAGACGGCCGCCTGCTTTACGTGGGCCGCAAGGATGATCAAATCAAACTGCGAGGTCTGCGCATCGAGCTGGATGAAGTACGCAATGCACTGCTGCAGTATCCCGATGTTGAAGAAGCGCACGTCACCATCGAGACTCACCCCGAGCATGGCCAACTGCTGGTCGGCTATGTGCGTGCGAATAGCGCCATTGCTCAGAACGCGCTCAAAGCCAGCCTGCGCCGCACACTACCGGGCTACATGGTACCCAGCATGATCCATACACTGGACAGCCTGCCGCTGACGGCCAATGGCAAGCTGGACAAGCGCCGCCTGCGCGACGTACTGGCCCAGCAACGCATCACGCTGGATACTCAGGCCGACGCCGCCAACGACCAAAAGATCACGGCAACGGAAGCCATGATCTGCGATATCTTCGCGTCTGTGCTGAAATGCCCGTCTCCCGTTGCACCAGATCAGGATTTCTTCCTGCTTGGCGGCCACTCGCTGCTGGCCTTCCAAGTGCTGCAACAGGTGAAGGCGGCCTTCGGCATCGAACTCAACATCGCTGAATTTATGGAGCACGCTACCCCGCGTGACGTCGTCAAGATGATCTTCAGCGACCACCAGTACGACTCCTTCGCGCCACTGCTGTGCCTGCGCCCCGGCAAGCCCGGACATACCCCCATCTTCTGTTTTCACCCAGCAGGAGGCATCGGTTGGCCCTATGCTGGGCTGCTGAAGTACTTCCCCGCGGAATGGCCGGTATACGTATTACAGTCCCCGTCGCTTAAGGACAGCGACTACCAGCCAAGCTCTTTGGATGCCATCGCGAGCGACTACATCACACGCATGCGCAGCATCCAGCCCAGCGGCCCGTATCATCTGATCGGCTGGTCATTCGGCGGCCATATCGCCCACACCATTGCCTCGATGCTGCAAGCAGAAGGCGAACGTGTTGATAGCCTAGCGATGGTCGACAATTACCCGCGTCCCAGCACCAAGTTCACCGCCGATGACGTGGTGATTCTCAGCCGACTAGCGCAAGCAGTGCTGAATAAGAAAGCCGAAGAGATCACCGATTGGGATGCCGACCTCAGCAATGCGATGGGGCTGCCCAAGACCCAGCAGAAGATCCTCGACATGGTGGTACGCGAGTTCAAGACGGCGCTGGGGCTGATGCAGAGCTGCAACATCCAGCATTTCGATGGCGACATGTTCTTCATTCGCGCCAAAGAAGACACCTTGCGCGATGCCGATCAAGTGCCAGCCATGTGGGCACCGCATATCAGCGGCGACGTGATCGTCAAGGAAGTGGGCTTCACGCACGAAGCGATTATGCAGACACGCGCACTGCCGTCGTTCGCTCCCGAGCTGACGGCCTATATCAAGATGCGCATCGACGCTGGCCGCGACAGCACCGCCGCAAGCGCCTGA
- the gap gene encoding type I glyceraldehyde-3-phosphate dehydrogenase, producing MTLRVAINGFGRIGRNTLRSLYENGYRDRIEVVAINDLGDTALNAHLLEYDTTHGHFNFSVSHDEEAMYVDGDKIVCLAERDPASLPWKELNVDLVMECTGIFTKREKAALHLEAGAKRVLISGPSADADATVVYGVNEDVLTSDMHIVSNASCTTNCLAPVAKAIDAEIGIVEGLMTTIHSYTNDQNLIDVYHKDPRRARSATHSMIPTKTGAASAVALVLPQLKGKLDGFAVRVPTINVSVVDLSFVPKRATSVEEINKVVTEAAAKSPVLGTNEKPLVSVDFNHNANSSTFDATQTRVSSDGKLVKILAWYDNEWGFSTRMLDNALAMQKFL from the coding sequence ATGACTTTGCGAGTCGCCATCAACGGCTTCGGTCGTATCGGCCGTAACACCCTGCGTTCACTGTACGAAAACGGCTACCGTGATCGCATCGAGGTTGTTGCCATCAACGACCTGGGTGACACTGCTCTGAACGCTCACCTGCTCGAATACGATACCACTCATGGTCACTTTAACTTCTCCGTTTCTCACGACGAAGAAGCAATGTATGTCGACGGCGACAAAATCGTCTGCCTGGCAGAACGTGACCCGGCTAGCCTGCCGTGGAAAGAACTGAACGTTGACCTGGTCATGGAATGCACCGGTATCTTCACTAAACGTGAAAAAGCCGCTCTGCACCTGGAAGCAGGCGCTAAACGCGTTCTGATCTCTGGCCCGAGTGCTGACGCTGACGCTACTGTCGTTTACGGCGTAAACGAAGACGTCCTGACGTCCGACATGCACATCGTTTCCAACGCTTCTTGCACCACTAACTGCCTGGCGCCGGTTGCTAAAGCGATTGATGCAGAGATTGGTATCGTTGAAGGTCTGATGACCACGATCCACTCCTACACCAACGACCAGAACCTGATCGACGTTTACCACAAAGATCCGCGTCGTGCTCGCAGCGCCACTCACTCCATGATCCCGACCAAAACTGGTGCGGCATCTGCAGTGGCTCTGGTTCTGCCGCAGCTGAAAGGCAAACTGGACGGTTTCGCTGTTCGCGTTCCGACTATCAACGTTTCCGTTGTTGACCTGTCTTTCGTACCGAAACGCGCAACTTCTGTTGAAGAAATCAACAAAGTCGTTACTGAAGCCGCTGCTAAATCTCCGGTTCTCGGCACTAACGAAAAACCGCTGGTTTCTGTTGACTTCAACCACAATGCCAACTCTTCTACTTTCGACGCGACTCAGACGCGCGTTAGCAGCGACGGCAAACTGGTTAAAATCCTGGCGTGGTACGACAACGAATGGGGCTTCTCCACTCGTATGCTCGACAACGCTCTGGCGATGCAGAAATTCCTGTAA
- the glk gene encoding glucokinase, with protein sequence MTRPALVGDIGGTNARFALVTPGEYNLHDIKKLPTADYSTLSEAVQAYLEMVGGERPREACLAFACPVHHDIIKMTNNPWTFSKSAFKEEMKLTNFKAINDFTAQALGLPHIESGDLHKLGNGTSQDGCARLVVGPGTGLGVAGLAPSQRFWIPLSAEGGHASFAPTDDFEIELFKWFRRRYNRVSVERILCGRGIADLYEAHAELEGTKPQFATPAEVTTAALAGDRLALETVMRFCKILGDVTGDMALTLGARGGVYLCGGILPRILDLVVKSDYRQAFENKGRMGAYTREIATWVVTAEWTGLLGAAEALHNEEVA encoded by the coding sequence ATGACTCGACCCGCTCTGGTGGGAGACATCGGCGGCACCAATGCGCGCTTCGCACTGGTGACACCAGGCGAATACAATCTCCACGACATCAAGAAGCTTCCGACAGCGGACTACAGCACGCTTTCGGAAGCGGTTCAGGCCTATCTCGAGATGGTGGGCGGTGAGCGTCCCCGCGAGGCGTGTCTGGCCTTTGCCTGCCCCGTTCATCACGACATCATCAAGATGACCAACAATCCTTGGACGTTCAGTAAGAGCGCCTTCAAGGAAGAAATGAAGCTGACCAACTTCAAGGCCATCAACGACTTCACCGCTCAGGCGCTGGGTCTGCCGCATATCGAATCCGGCGATCTGCACAAACTGGGCAACGGCACTAGCCAAGACGGCTGCGCGCGTCTTGTCGTAGGTCCGGGTACAGGTCTTGGTGTTGCCGGTCTGGCACCCAGCCAGCGTTTCTGGATCCCGCTGTCTGCTGAAGGCGGTCACGCCAGCTTCGCACCAACCGACGACTTCGAAATTGAACTCTTCAAGTGGTTCCGTCGTCGCTACAACCGTGTTTCCGTCGAACGCATCCTGTGCGGTCGCGGCATTGCGGACCTGTACGAAGCCCATGCTGAACTCGAAGGCACCAAGCCGCAGTTCGCGACACCGGCCGAAGTAACCACTGCCGCTCTGGCAGGCGATCGCCTTGCACTCGAAACCGTCATGCGTTTCTGCAAGATCCTCGGTGACGTTACGGGCGACATGGCACTGACCCTCGGTGCTCGTGGTGGTGTTTACCTGTGTGGCGGTATTCTTCCCCGCATCCTCGACCTCGTCGTGAAGAGTGACTATCGCCAAGCCTTCGAAAACAAAGGCCGTATGGGTGCTTACACTCGCGAAATCGCCACTTGGGTCGTTACGGCCGAGTGGACCGGTCTGTTGGGCGCTGCCGAAGCGCTGCACAACGAAGAGGTTGCTTGA
- a CDS encoding D-hexose-6-phosphate mutarotase, with translation MSDASNSSTSAYALPVSLQTLVDETQGQRDATWEGRQVLILNQVWGSLVLSREGGQVLHFAPQGQAPWLWMSSTPKPLPAAIRGGIPLCWPRFGDEASDIDLPFHGIARKMSWQIDAVDGDDEGVEIHISPAEAVDLQLFPRCVILASAQRLRVELITEHRGTTPVRFTQALHTYLAVQDTHSCRVEGLTGARYIDKMKGGQEADQVGELVIRGPLDRIYHSSVPLVLNDGHRRLRIGKEGSDSSVVWHPGVEGRPADVPEAELNGYLCVEAACTRLDPIWLPPGGQHLLAQELSLA, from the coding sequence ATGTCTGATGCGTCGAATTCATCCACTTCTGCGTATGCACTGCCTGTTTCTCTACAAACACTTGTCGACGAAACGCAAGGCCAGCGTGATGCTACGTGGGAGGGACGCCAAGTACTGATCCTCAATCAGGTATGGGGATCACTGGTTCTGTCCCGCGAAGGGGGGCAGGTGTTGCATTTCGCTCCCCAGGGACAGGCACCGTGGCTCTGGATGAGTTCGACGCCCAAACCGCTTCCCGCCGCCATTCGGGGAGGAATCCCCCTATGTTGGCCGCGGTTTGGAGACGAGGCTTCCGATATCGACCTTCCCTTTCATGGGATCGCGCGCAAGATGTCCTGGCAGATCGATGCAGTGGACGGTGACGACGAGGGGGTAGAGATCCATATCTCGCCCGCCGAAGCCGTGGACCTACAGCTGTTCCCTCGTTGCGTCATTTTGGCCAGTGCACAGCGTCTGCGCGTTGAGTTGATTACCGAGCACCGTGGTACGACCCCGGTTCGTTTCACACAAGCGTTGCACACTTATCTGGCAGTCCAAGACACGCATTCCTGCCGCGTGGAAGGGCTGACAGGTGCGCGGTATATCGACAAGATGAAAGGCGGTCAGGAAGCCGACCAAGTGGGTGAACTGGTCATCAGAGGGCCACTGGATCGCATCTATCATTCGTCTGTCCCGCTGGTGCTCAATGACGGCCATCGCCGCCTGCGCATCGGTAAGGAAGGCAGTGATTCAAGCGTTGTATGGCACCCCGGTGTCGAAGGCCGTCCAGCCGACGTACCGGAAGCAGAACTCAACGGCTATCTTTGCGTTGAAGCGGCCTGTACACGCCTTGATCCGATCTGGCTTCCGCCGGGTGGCCAGCACCTGCTGGCACAAGAACTGAGTCTGGCGTGA